In Methanosarcina barkeri MS, a single window of DNA contains:
- a CDS encoding tetratricopeptide repeat protein — MKTKNHRNLLERYEQRLKDLDPELITPEDEIALKEAFIHAKETFEPEELVSWFTVKAEPFYRSVSWKVLLSLYEELLGIVEKKPGPESPETASVLNGLAGIYRYMGNYDEALKLFSRALKIRENLPDQPRPETGNTLGELGILYTLMDRRKEALSFYTRALEIQKKFLSPKNLGAVRTLNRTAFFYKGLEKPEKAEECFRLALKLLEQLQDQESDNRVVMGYRAGTLNNLGVLLSEMGKLDEAEDRYGQALELQEKVYGPEHPQVAQTLNNLALLYFQTTRYEKAMILYTRSLEIMEKFGKIEHTGFATTLNNLAGVYVQKSRYEKALELYTRALEIRERVLGPDDPDVAKTLNNMGELYRILGQHKKALPLYTRALKIYETTLGPIHPDVGTTLNNLAGLHESMGEYETAINLYEKALDIIEKEYGPDHPYFKITRNNLIGLYEKMERSWRK; from the coding sequence ATAAAAACAAAAAATCACAGAAATCTGCTTGAAAGGTACGAACAGCGTCTGAAAGATCTTGATCCGGAGCTTATCACCCCTGAAGATGAGATTGCTCTAAAGGAAGCTTTTATACATGCAAAAGAGACTTTTGAACCAGAGGAGCTGGTAAGCTGGTTCACAGTTAAAGCCGAGCCCTTTTATAGATCCGTATCCTGGAAAGTGCTCCTTTCCCTCTATGAAGAACTGCTTGGTATTGTGGAAAAAAAGCCTGGGCCTGAAAGTCCGGAAACCGCTTCTGTACTGAACGGACTTGCAGGGATCTACCGCTATATGGGAAATTATGACGAAGCTCTGAAGCTTTTTTCAAGAGCCTTAAAAATTCGTGAAAATCTCCCAGATCAGCCCAGGCCTGAAACCGGGAATACGCTCGGTGAGCTTGGAATTCTTTATACTCTTATGGACCGGCGCAAAGAAGCTCTTTCATTTTATACCCGGGCACTTGAGATCCAGAAAAAATTTCTGAGCCCGAAAAATCTAGGCGCTGTAAGAACACTGAACAGGACGGCCTTTTTCTATAAGGGGCTGGAAAAACCCGAGAAGGCTGAAGAATGCTTCAGGCTGGCTCTCAAACTTCTGGAACAGCTTCAGGACCAGGAGTCTGACAACCGTGTGGTTATGGGATACAGAGCCGGAACCCTGAACAACCTGGGTGTTCTGCTCTCGGAAATGGGCAAACTTGACGAAGCTGAGGACAGGTACGGGCAGGCTTTAGAGCTTCAGGAAAAGGTTTACGGCCCTGAACACCCGCAGGTGGCTCAGACTCTAAACAATCTTGCCCTGCTCTATTTCCAGACCACAAGGTATGAGAAAGCCATGATTCTTTATACACGGTCCCTGGAAATTATGGAAAAATTCGGAAAAATCGAACATACGGGCTTTGCTACGACTCTGAACAACCTGGCAGGCGTATACGTCCAGAAAAGCCGCTATGAAAAAGCCCTGGAGCTCTATACAAGAGCGCTCGAAATCCGGGAACGTGTCCTTGGTCCTGACGACCCTGATGTTGCCAAGACCCTGAATAACATGGGCGAACTCTACAGGATCCTTGGCCAGCACAAAAAAGCCCTTCCTCTCTACACCCGCGCCCTCAAGATCTATGAAACAACTCTCGGCCCTATACATCCCGATGTAGGCACAACCCTGAATAACCTTGCAGGCCTCCACGAAAGCATGGGTGAATACGAAACCGCAATAAACCTCTACGAAAAAGCCCTCGATATTATCGAAAAGGAATACGGGCCCGACCACCCATATTTCAAGATCACACGGAATAATTTAATTGGCCTGTATGAGAAAATGGAGAGAAGCTGGCGGAAATAA
- a CDS encoding IS701 family transposase — MDINPPKCTDIDYINFLIAASNVFSCTEAARCYPDIANAPSHDAFTRCLQRQPPDTEALWEEVKSYVKLKGGYLIVDDSTLDKPYAEEIAFVRRMWSGKHHRTVKGIGLVTLVWTDGTTVIPIDFRIYNIDVDDKTKNDHFRDMLDKAEERGFNPKFVLFDTWYASVKNLKAIRQKEWHFLTRLKNNRLVNPDNKGNVPLETVDIPPKGRVVHLKAYGFVKVFRIVSKNGDTQHWVTDVQEMDEAKREDLAKKSWKIEEYHRGIKQFCGVEKCQARKEESQRAHIMFSLRAFLRLELQRIKSGISWFESAMKIRRVAVTEYLRNPQYTLN, encoded by the coding sequence ATGGACATAAATCCACCTAAGTGTACCGACATTGACTACATTAATTTTCTCATTGCGGCTTCTAACGTTTTTAGCTGTACTGAAGCTGCTAGATGTTATCCAGACATAGCTAATGCTCCTTCTCATGATGCTTTTACTCGTTGCCTTCAAAGGCAACCTCCAGACACGGAAGCACTATGGGAGGAAGTAAAAAGTTATGTCAAGCTTAAGGGAGGATACCTAATTGTTGATGATTCAACATTAGATAAACCATACGCAGAAGAAATTGCTTTTGTTCGTCGTATGTGGAGTGGAAAACATCATCGTACTGTAAAGGGAATAGGCCTGGTTACCTTAGTTTGGACTGACGGTACAACCGTTATACCTATCGATTTTCGAATTTATAACATCGATGTAGACGACAAAACAAAGAATGACCATTTCCGTGATATGCTTGACAAGGCCGAAGAACGTGGTTTTAATCCCAAATTCGTTTTATTTGATACATGGTATGCAAGTGTGAAAAACCTTAAAGCCATTAGACAGAAAGAGTGGCATTTCCTTACAAGATTGAAAAATAATCGTTTGGTAAATCCTGACAACAAGGGAAATGTGCCACTTGAAACAGTAGATATTCCTCCAAAAGGACGTGTGGTTCACCTCAAAGCATATGGATTTGTAAAGGTGTTTAGGATAGTTTCAAAAAATGGAGACACGCAACACTGGGTTACAGATGTGCAAGAGATGGATGAAGCAAAACGTGAAGATTTGGCAAAGAAGTCATGGAAAATTGAGGAATATCATAGGGGAATAAAACAGTTCTGTGGTGTCGAAAAATGTCAGGCAAGAAAGGAAGAATCACAAAGAGCACATATAATGTTCTCATTAAGAGCTTTTCTTAGACTGGAATTACAAAGAATCAAAAGTGGAATATCCTGGTTTGAAAGTGCTATGAAAATTAGAAGAGTGGCAGTGACAGAATACTTAAGGAATCCCCAATACACGTTAAATTAA
- a CDS encoding DUF72 domain-containing protein — translation MEAFVGTSGWYYDWNKKKNLDWFVQNSGLNSVELNASYYRFPSPEQIEGWNRKGTELRWSIKVHRSITHWRQLSESSLETLKNFLELFRPMDHLIDFYLFQVPPKFDDLERTLRFAEAAKLGKRFALEIRNKALLGNDEACEELMRKVTLVSVDSPDYKNRIFPGKNVYMRMHGREGWYSYDYSQAEISETIREIYEFEPEKTYIYFNNDHNMLDNARKALRVFSGL, via the coding sequence ATGGAGGCATTTGTGGGTACAAGCGGCTGGTATTATGATTGGAACAAAAAGAAGAACCTTGATTGGTTTGTCCAGAATTCCGGGCTGAACAGTGTTGAACTTAATGCCAGTTATTACAGGTTTCCCTCGCCTGAGCAGATTGAAGGCTGGAACAGGAAGGGGACTGAACTCCGATGGAGCATAAAGGTGCACAGGTCTATAACCCACTGGCGACAACTCAGTGAAAGTTCCCTGGAAACTCTGAAAAATTTCCTTGAGCTTTTCCGACCCATGGACCATCTCATTGATTTTTACTTATTTCAGGTGCCTCCAAAGTTTGATGATCTCGAAAGGACACTCAGGTTTGCAGAAGCCGCAAAACTTGGGAAACGGTTTGCCCTGGAGATAAGGAATAAAGCCCTGCTGGGAAATGATGAGGCGTGTGAAGAGCTAATGAGGAAAGTGACCCTTGTGTCCGTTGACTCACCTGACTACAAAAATCGCATCTTCCCCGGAAAAAACGTGTATATGAGAATGCACGGAAGAGAAGGCTGGTACAGTTACGATTATTCTCAGGCGGAAATTAGCGAAACTATCAGGGAAATTTATGAATTCGAGCCTGAGAAGACCTACATTTATTTCAACAACGACCATAATATGCTGGATAATGCAAGAAAGGCATTGAGAGTTTTTTCAGGTTTGTAA
- a CDS encoding M23 family metallopeptidase: MRIWPLNIKAQENAATEKVDIENTNLKKVHVPQKGEAGSFWENRGDRYHCGVDLYAPENTEVVSIEGGIVTETGLMTSPEILPYWNPTYYVIIEQSSGLFCKYGELADFTVRKGDKIEAGNLIGHVGMVLNSKKIDGSCPLYIQNLKHKNPSMLHFEVWRSKPITVHKNYLGGNWFAEEMPENLIDPTGYLEQLDL; this comes from the coding sequence ATGAGAATCTGGCCTCTAAACATAAAGGCTCAAGAAAACGCAGCGACGGAAAAAGTAGACATTGAGAACACAAACCTCAAAAAGGTACATGTTCCACAAAAAGGAGAAGCCGGCTCTTTCTGGGAAAACAGGGGTGACCGATATCACTGTGGGGTTGATCTGTATGCTCCTGAAAATACAGAGGTAGTTTCGATTGAAGGAGGAATTGTCACAGAAACCGGTCTGATGACTTCGCCTGAAATATTGCCTTACTGGAATCCGACTTATTACGTGATTATCGAACAGAGCAGTGGGCTGTTCTGCAAATACGGGGAACTTGCAGACTTTACCGTAAGAAAAGGAGACAAAATAGAAGCAGGAAACTTGATAGGACACGTTGGAATGGTTCTTAACTCCAAAAAAATCGATGGTTCCTGCCCGCTTTACATCCAGAATCTGAAACACAAAAATCCAAGTATGCTCCATTTTGAAGTCTGGAGGAGTAAACCAATTACCGTTCACAAAAATTATCTTGGAGGTAACTGGTTTGCCGAAGAAATGCCTGAAAACCTGATTGATCCTACCGGATACCTTGAACAATTAGATCTGTGA
- a CDS encoding NAD(P)/FAD-dependent oxidoreductase, with the protein MENENKLSEREEKNSDYDVIIVGAGPAGMFAAYELAEVKPLKILIVDMGRDIDERFCPMNAQTYCMHCIPCDIMCGVGGCGTFSDGTLNLRPDVGGDLADLTGDQTKAWQLVESVDKVFLKFGAPQGALLTESPEIEELKRRAASVGARFIEIKQRHIGSDNAPAVIGRFKGNLVDKDVDFLLETEVKDLLIEEETCRGIILSDGRKLRASYVLLSPGRRGCSWVSDMIERHGIEARYGGIDIGVRVEVPAIVMDPVTKINRDPKFHIQSRRYDDFVRTFCTNMRGYVVKEEYEGFIATNGHSLANQESENTNFAFLVRVELTEPIENTTKYARSIAKLATTIGGGKPVLQRMGDLRRGRRSTKERLAKNLVVNTLKDVTPGDISMALPHRIVMDIIEGLETLNEIIPGVTSDSTLLYAPEVKFYAMHLEVDRQMETSIKNLFAAGDGAGLSRDIVNAAATGILAAEGIMKMIKEEEGAKAET; encoded by the coding sequence ATGGAGAATGAAAATAAGCTGTCTGAGAGAGAGGAGAAAAATTCAGACTACGATGTAATAATCGTAGGGGCAGGGCCTGCCGGAATGTTCGCGGCTTACGAGCTTGCGGAGGTAAAGCCGTTGAAAATTCTTATTGTGGATATGGGCAGGGACATAGATGAACGCTTCTGTCCCATGAACGCCCAGACGTACTGTATGCACTGCATACCCTGCGATATTATGTGCGGGGTTGGGGGCTGCGGAACTTTTTCGGATGGAACCTTAAACCTGCGGCCTGATGTTGGAGGAGACCTGGCAGACCTGACAGGTGACCAGACCAAAGCCTGGCAGCTCGTAGAAAGCGTGGATAAGGTTTTTTTGAAATTTGGGGCTCCACAGGGAGCTTTGCTGACCGAAAGCCCTGAAATAGAAGAGCTTAAACGCAGAGCGGCTTCAGTAGGAGCTCGTTTTATTGAGATAAAGCAGCGGCATATAGGCTCAGATAATGCTCCTGCAGTAATAGGACGATTTAAAGGAAACCTTGTTGACAAAGATGTGGATTTCCTGCTTGAAACCGAGGTAAAAGATTTGCTGATTGAGGAAGAGACCTGCAGGGGCATTATACTTTCTGACGGACGAAAACTCCGGGCCAGTTATGTGCTTTTATCACCTGGAAGGCGGGGCTGCAGCTGGGTCTCAGATATGATTGAGAGGCACGGAATCGAAGCCAGATACGGCGGGATTGACATAGGAGTAAGGGTTGAAGTTCCTGCAATCGTTATGGATCCTGTGACGAAAATCAACCGCGACCCAAAGTTCCATATCCAGAGCCGCCGTTATGACGATTTTGTTAGGACTTTCTGTACGAATATGCGTGGATATGTCGTAAAAGAAGAGTATGAGGGCTTTATTGCAACTAACGGCCACTCTCTGGCAAACCAGGAGTCCGAAAACACTAATTTTGCTTTTCTTGTCCGAGTCGAGCTTACCGAACCAATTGAAAACACCACAAAATACGCCCGTTCGATCGCGAAACTTGCAACCACGATAGGTGGAGGAAAGCCAGTTCTGCAGCGCATGGGCGACCTGAGAAGGGGCCGACGCTCCACAAAAGAACGCCTTGCAAAAAACCTTGTTGTAAATACACTCAAAGACGTAACTCCAGGCGATATTTCAATGGCTCTCCCCCACAGGATAGTTATGGATATAATCGAAGGCCTTGAGACCTTAAATGAGATTATTCCAGGCGTTACCTCAGATTCGACCCTGCTGTACGCCCCTGAAGTCAAGTTCTACGCAATGCACCTTGAAGTTGACAGGCAAATGGAAACCAGCATCAAAAACCTCTTTGCAGCCGGAGACGGAGCAGGGCTCTCAAGGGACATAGTCAACGCCGCAGCTACCGGTATTTTGGCGGCTGAAGGAATAATGAAAATGATCAAAGAAGAGGAAGGTGCAAAGGCAGAAACATAA
- a CDS encoding PAS domain S-box protein, translating to MDEKVEILLFEDNPGDAGLIEEMLEEFADFQYEFKTVQTLNEGLSFLKDNRFDIILSDLGLPDSDGIDTFLEIHARNSRIPIIILTGMNDEKIGVEAVKKGAQDYLVKGQVDGRLLKRSIQYSIERKKAEERVQNLANIVESSNDAIVTRSLDGFITSWNLGAEQIYGYLAEEILGKPASVLMPSVLENESQKLTEMIKQGEKIHQYETSRLRKDGTIIDVSMTLSPVFDISGELMAISVIARDITESKKAEEMLHDSEERYRIVTEQTGQLIYEHDIEENKIYWAGTIEEITGYTQEELLNTGIELWINNVHPEDQKKVWNQKITGCGHDVKNTENKRNFHLEYRFRRKDGEYIHVEDHGICLQKGNYRTNKVLGIMKDITERKRIEEELRKSEERFRLALRGSSIVMFSQDLELRYTWVYNPAPGFKIEDVLGKRDYEIYQPEDAELFTSIKRQVLTSDTGRRDEVVTHRPASAGGNMVHDMTTEPLHDSIGNIIGVICVAMDITEKKEAENFLKKIEEARKKEIHHRIKNNLQVISSLLDLQAEKFAVNEVYDTSKVLAAFRDSQNRVISMALIHEELYGSKEISTLNFATYLQKLTEELFRCYNVGASEVKMVLEIEENIFFDMDTAVPLGMIVNELVSNSLKHAFPDGRTGEIKIKLSREINEKSEDGGIEDSNEACKSTSYILVVSDNGVGIPESINLEDSDTLGLQLVTILVDQLDGELELNRNSSTKFTIKITVADNK from the coding sequence ATGGATGAAAAGGTAGAAATCTTGCTTTTTGAAGACAATCCCGGGGATGCAGGTTTAATTGAAGAGATGCTCGAAGAATTCGCCGACTTTCAATACGAATTTAAAACCGTTCAGACCCTTAATGAAGGTCTAAGCTTTCTTAAAGATAATCGGTTTGATATAATATTATCTGACCTGGGATTGCCAGATAGCGATGGCATTGATACTTTTCTTGAAATCCATGCAAGGAATTCACGAATTCCCATTATAATTCTGACGGGAATGAATGATGAAAAAATCGGAGTTGAGGCTGTAAAGAAAGGTGCTCAGGACTATCTGGTCAAAGGGCAGGTAGATGGCAGATTATTGAAACGTTCTATCCAGTATTCCATTGAGCGTAAAAAAGCAGAGGAAAGAGTTCAGAACTTAGCGAATATAGTGGAATCGTCAAATGATGCTATTGTAACCCGGTCTCTTGATGGTTTCATTACCAGCTGGAACCTGGGGGCAGAGCAAATCTATGGGTATCTGGCTGAAGAAATTTTGGGGAAACCTGCATCAGTCTTAATGCCTTCCGTCCTGGAAAATGAATCACAAAAACTGACTGAAATGATAAAACAGGGAGAAAAGATTCATCAGTATGAGACTTCACGGTTAAGAAAAGACGGTACGATTATAGATGTCTCAATGACTCTTTCTCCGGTTTTTGATATCTCTGGAGAGCTTATGGCTATCTCAGTTATCGCCAGAGACATAACCGAGAGTAAAAAAGCCGAAGAAATGCTTCACGATAGTGAGGAAAGATACCGGATTGTTACGGAACAGACAGGTCAGCTAATATATGAGCACGATATCGAGGAAAATAAAATCTATTGGGCAGGCACCATAGAAGAGATTACAGGATATACTCAGGAAGAACTGCTGAACACTGGTATTGAACTATGGATAAACAATGTCCACCCTGAAGACCAGAAGAAAGTCTGGAATCAAAAGATAACCGGCTGCGGACATGACGTGAAGAACACTGAAAATAAGAGGAATTTCCACCTGGAGTATCGTTTTAGAAGGAAGGATGGAGAATATATCCATGTTGAAGATCATGGGATCTGTCTTCAAAAGGGAAATTATCGTACAAACAAAGTCCTCGGAATAATGAAGGATATCACAGAGCGTAAGCGGATAGAAGAAGAACTACGAAAGTCCGAGGAACGCTTTCGCCTCGCTCTGAGAGGTTCAAGCATTGTTATGTTCAGTCAGGATCTCGAGCTGAGGTACACGTGGGTATACAACCCTGCACCTGGCTTCAAAATAGAGGATGTCCTGGGTAAGCGTGACTACGAGATATATCAGCCAGAGGATGCTGAGTTATTTACCTCTATCAAGCGTCAGGTCTTAACCAGTGACACAGGTAGACGTGACGAGGTAGTTACCCATAGGCCAGCTTCCGCTGGTGGTAATATGGTCCATGATATGACCACAGAGCCACTGCACGACTCCATAGGAAACATTATCGGAGTCATCTGCGTCGCAATGGATATTACTGAAAAAAAGGAAGCTGAAAATTTCCTGAAAAAAATTGAAGAAGCCCGTAAAAAGGAAATTCATCACAGAATCAAAAATAATCTGCAGGTAATCTCGTCTCTGCTCGACCTACAGGCTGAAAAATTCGCTGTCAATGAGGTTTATGATACTTCAAAGGTGCTTGCAGCTTTCAGGGACAGCCAGAACAGGGTTATTTCTATGGCTCTGATCCATGAAGAACTGTATGGATCAAAAGAAATCAGTACTCTTAACTTTGCAACTTATCTTCAAAAACTGACTGAGGAGCTCTTCAGATGTTACAATGTTGGAGCTTCAGAAGTCAAAATGGTTCTGGAAATAGAGGAAAATATTTTCTTTGATATGGACACTGCAGTTCCCTTAGGAATGATTGTTAATGAATTGGTCTCAAATTCCCTCAAACATGCATTTCCAGATGGGAGAACAGGAGAAATTAAGATAAAACTCTCCAGGGAAATAAATGAAAAATCTGAAGATGGCGGGATTGAAGACAGTAACGAAGCATGTAAAAGTACCAGTTATATCCTGGTCGTTTCAGATAACGGAGTAGGTATACCTGAGAGTATCAATCTGGAAGACTCCGATACCCTTGGATTACAACTGGTAACCATCCTGGTAGACCAGTTAGATGGAGAACTTGAATTGAACAGGAACTCTAGTACTAAATTTACAATAAAAATCACAGTAGCGGACAATAAGTAA
- a CDS encoding response regulator, with amino-acid sequence MRTRIAFKPVEILVVEDSKGDIGLIEEGFEDAKIGNILHIVEDGEEAIAFLRGEGQFSGSPRPDIMLLDLNLPKKDGREVLEEVKSDDKLKNIPIVVLTTSKADEDILKSYNLHANAYITKPVDFDQFLDVVRSIENFWLEIVKLPSK; translated from the coding sequence ATGAGAACTCGAATAGCATTTAAACCGGTAGAGATTCTTGTAGTAGAAGACAGTAAAGGCGATATTGGACTAATAGAGGAAGGTTTCGAAGATGCAAAAATCGGGAACATTCTTCATATTGTAGAGGATGGAGAAGAAGCAATCGCTTTTTTACGTGGTGAAGGACAGTTTTCAGGTTCCCCGCGCCCGGATATAATGCTTCTGGACTTAAATTTACCAAAAAAAGACGGGCGTGAAGTTCTTGAAGAAGTGAAAAGCGACGATAAACTTAAAAACATACCTATTGTGGTATTAACCACTTCGAAAGCTGATGAGGACATCCTGAAATCTTACAATCTTCATGCCAATGCATATATTACTAAACCTGTTGATTTTGATCAGTTTCTAGATGTAGTTAGATCCATAGAAAATTTCTGGCTTGAGATTGTAAAGTTGCCATCGAAATAA
- a CDS encoding PAS domain S-box protein → MEKSLRKSGIDIIGEVPWGTHFCQFYQTKQDLIDILVPYFKAGLENNEFCMWVTSKPFGVEEAKRALRKAIPEIDVYLEKEQIEIIPYTYLYVKEGIFDSQKVLNGWIEKLNQALDNGYDGLRLSGNTFWLEKKDWNNFVDYEKEIDSIIGNYSMIALCTYCLDRCSATEIIDVVINHQFALVKKEDKWTQFESSRRKKEEEKAFQVTQYWGSTFDSMPDLIAILDDKYKIVRANKAMAARLGLKPEECIGLICYRALHGTDSPPSFCPHRLLIEDGLEHTAEIFEECLGGYFILSVSPLYNSKGKIIGSVHVARDINERKKAEKALKRSENEFRTLAENSPDIIARFDRKNRHMYVNPAATEVYGCSQDEIIGKTHCELGRDPEQIELWEKHHQNVFATGKSGTMEFQYKSPQEKEYYFNTRIVPEFVNGKVASVLAISRDITEIKKAEARLKETLDNLEELVKERTSEVENACNSLKESKRSLSEAQRMAHLGNWDWNIITNELYWSDEIYCIFERSPQEFGTTFDAFLNYVHPDDRDYVNKAVKEALNGKKYSINHRIILASGEERIVHEQAEVIFNEEYIPVHMRGTVQDITEQKKAEEALRVLNIYNRSLIEASMDPLVTIGPDGKITDVNKATELITGYSRSELIGTDFSDYFTESEKASTGYQQAFVKGEVRDYPLEIQHRDGHLTPVLYNASIYKDEAGKVIGVFAAARDITERKKAEELLNLKLEELARSNAELEQFAYVSSHDLQEPLRMIASYLQLLQRKYQGKLDDKADKYIYFAVDGASRMQNLINDLLEFSRVTTKAREFEPTDCKSVLEQVLLDLEVSIKENETSISYGSLPVVMADSVQFTQLFQNLISNAIKFRSEKAPEIEISAKKETDQWLFSIKDNGIGIDPKYSERIFEVFKRLNKREEYPGTGIGLSICKKIVERHGGQIWVESESGKGSTFYFTLPAIPIKVSL, encoded by the coding sequence ATGGAAAAAAGTTTGAGAAAATCTGGGATTGACATTATTGGAGAGGTGCCCTGGGGAACACATTTCTGTCAATTTTACCAGACAAAACAGGATTTAATTGACATACTTGTTCCTTATTTTAAAGCCGGCCTGGAAAATAACGAATTCTGTATGTGGGTTACATCAAAGCCCTTTGGTGTGGAAGAAGCAAAAAGAGCTCTTAGAAAAGCTATTCCTGAGATTGATGTTTATCTGGAAAAAGAACAAATTGAGATTATTCCTTACACTTACTTGTATGTCAAAGAGGGAATTTTCGATTCGCAAAAAGTGCTTAACGGCTGGATAGAAAAACTCAATCAAGCTCTTGATAATGGCTACGACGGTTTAAGGTTGAGCGGAAACACTTTCTGGCTGGAAAAAAAAGACTGGAACAATTTTGTTGATTATGAAAAAGAAATCGACAGCATCATTGGCAACTATTCCATGATAGCCCTGTGCACATATTGCCTTGATAGGTGCAGTGCAACCGAAATTATTGATGTAGTTATCAACCATCAATTTGCCCTGGTTAAAAAAGAAGATAAATGGACACAATTCGAGAGTTCCAGACGCAAAAAGGAAGAAGAGAAAGCTTTTCAAGTCACACAGTACTGGGGGTCTACCTTTGATTCCATGCCAGACCTGATAGCCATACTCGACGATAAATACAAGATTGTTCGTGCAAACAAGGCAATGGCGGCAAGATTAGGGTTGAAACCAGAAGAGTGTATAGGGTTAATCTGCTATCGGGCTTTGCACGGGACAGATAGTCCCCCATCTTTTTGTCCGCACAGACTCTTGATTGAGGACGGACTTGAACATACTGCAGAGATTTTTGAAGAATGCCTGGGTGGTTATTTTATATTAAGCGTCTCGCCACTCTATAATTCTAAAGGCAAAATTATTGGGAGTGTGCACGTTGCCCGTGATATTAACGAACGCAAAAAGGCTGAAAAAGCCCTGAAAAGGAGTGAAAACGAATTCCGCACACTGGCAGAAAATTCTCCTGACATAATTGCCCGATTTGATAGAAAAAATCGCCATATGTATGTAAATCCTGCCGCTACCGAAGTTTATGGTTGTTCTCAGGACGAAATCATCGGGAAAACCCATTGTGAACTGGGAAGAGACCCTGAACAGATAGAGCTCTGGGAAAAACATCATCAGAATGTTTTTGCTACAGGAAAATCGGGGACAATGGAATTCCAGTATAAATCGCCTCAAGAAAAAGAATACTATTTTAACACAAGAATAGTACCTGAGTTTGTTAACGGCAAAGTGGCTTCCGTCCTTGCTATTTCCCGTGATATTACAGAAATAAAAAAAGCTGAAGCCAGGTTAAAAGAAACCCTTGATAATTTAGAAGAGTTAGTTAAAGAAAGGACATCAGAAGTTGAAAATGCTTGTAATTCTTTGAAAGAAAGCAAAAGGAGTCTTTCTGAAGCTCAGAGGATGGCACACCTTGGAAACTGGGACTGGAACATTATAACTAATGAATTGTACTGGTCTGATGAAATTTATTGCATCTTTGAACGCAGCCCTCAAGAGTTCGGGACAACTTTCGATGCATTTCTGAATTATGTACATCCGGATGATCGAGATTATGTAAATAAGGCTGTTAAAGAAGCTTTAAACGGAAAAAAATACAGTATTAATCACCGTATTATCTTAGCCAGTGGAGAAGAACGTATAGTACATGAACAGGCCGAGGTTATTTTTAATGAGGAATATATTCCTGTCCATATGAGAGGAACAGTCCAGGACATTACTGAGCAAAAAAAAGCTGAAGAAGCTCTGAGAGTATTAAACATTTATAACCGTAGCCTTATTGAAGCCAGTATGGATCCCCTGGTTACCATCGGGCCTGACGGAAAGATAACTGATGTAAATAAGGCTACAGAACTGATTACCGGGTATTCCAGAAGCGAGTTGATCGGAACTGATTTTTCGGATTACTTTACTGAGTCTGAAAAGGCGAGTACCGGATATCAGCAGGCATTTGTAAAAGGTGAAGTCCGGGATTATCCTCTTGAAATTCAGCACAGGGATGGTCATTTAACTCCGGTTTTGTACAATGCTTCGATTTATAAAGACGAAGCTGGAAAAGTTATTGGGGTTTTTGCTGCAGCACGTGATATTACTGAGCGGAAAAAAGCAGAAGAGCTGTTAAACCTAAAATTAGAGGAGCTCGCTCGCTCAAACGCGGAACTGGAACAATTTGCCTACGTATCATCCCATGACTTGCAGGAACCCCTGAGAATGATAGCGAGTTATTTACAGCTTTTACAAAGAAAATATCAGGGAAAGCTTGACGATAAGGCTGATAAGTACATCTATTTTGCTGTGGACGGGGCTTCTCGTATGCAGAACCTGATAAATGATCTTCTGGAATTTTCGCGAGTAACTACAAAAGCCAGAGAATTCGAGCCTACTGATTGCAAATCTGTTCTGGAGCAGGTGTTACTTGATTTAGAAGTATCCATAAAAGAAAATGAAACCAGTATCTCTTATGGTTCTTTACCTGTAGTAATGGCAGATTCGGTCCAGTTTACTCAGCTGTTCCAGAATCTTATAAGCAACGCTATAAAATTCCGCAGTGAAAAAGCTCCGGAAATTGAGATTTCTGCCAAAAAAGAGACTGATCAATGGTTATTTTCAATAAAGGATAATGGAATTGGAATTGACCCTAAATATTCTGAGAGAATTTTTGAGGTTTTTAAAAGACTTAATAAAAGAGAAGAGTACCCGGGTACAGGCATAGGGCTTTCAATCTGTAAAAAAATTGTAGAACGGCATGGAGGACAGATTTGGGTAGAATCTGAATCCGGTAAGGGTTCGACTTTCTACTTCACTTTGCCAGCAATTCCCATAAAAGTCTCATTATAA